A genomic region of Cannabis sativa cultivar Pink pepper isolate KNU-18-1 chromosome 1, ASM2916894v1, whole genome shotgun sequence contains the following coding sequences:
- the LOC115704035 gene encoding THO complex subunit 6-like, with the protein MVYKGHSDYLHSITARNSTNQIITGSEDGTARIWDYRSGKCIQVIEPGKEMKLKGHSSYVGCISLDASESWLACGSGRSLSVWNLPASECISKISTSASVQDVVFDENQVSGFSFYSQRLDME; encoded by the exons ATGGTTTATAAGGGGCACTCAGACTACTTGCATAGCATAACTGCTAGAAACTCTACTAATCAG ATTATAACTGGTTCAGAGGATGGCACAGCACGAATATGGG ATTACAGAAGTGGAAAGTGTATTCAAGTGATTGAACCAGGAAAGGAAATGAAGCTGAAAGGACATTCCTCGTATGTCGGTTGCATTAGTCTTGATGCAAGTGAAAGCTGGTTG GCTTGTGGGAGTGGTCGGAGTTTATCAGTATGGAACCTTCCTGCTTCTGAATGTATTTCAAAGATTTCAACTTCTGCATCTGTGCAGGATGTGGTTTTTGATGAAAACCAAGTGAGTggcttttctttttattctcaACGGTTAGACATGGAGTGA